A window from Nitrospira sp. ND1 encodes these proteins:
- a CDS encoding DUF5615 family PIN-like protein: MPDRLTILLDQNVPQAVVSWLKLLKPTWAVFHTGDVGLSGKSDEEVFAWAQQQGAVVVTFDEDFADGRSFPAQRHHGIVRLRVWPTTIEETEQALGRLLSEVTEAELTTSLIIVDRSRIRVRTRPQ, encoded by the coding sequence GTGCCTGACCGCCTGACCATCCTTCTCGACCAAAATGTTCCCCAAGCCGTCGTTTCATGGCTGAAGCTGTTAAAGCCGACGTGGGCCGTCTTCCACACTGGCGATGTGGGATTGTCCGGGAAATCTGATGAAGAGGTCTTCGCCTGGGCGCAGCAACAGGGCGCTGTCGTTGTGACCTTTGATGAAGACTTCGCCGATGGCCGTTCCTTTCCAGCACAGCGACACCATGGCATTGTGCGCCTTCGGGTTTGGCCGACAACGATCGAAGAAACCGAACAGGCTTTGGGTCGATTGCTCAGTGAGGTAACCGAAGCCGAACTCACCACGTCTCTCATCATCGTAGACCGCTCTCGAATCCGCGTGCGGACCCGACCCCAGTAA
- a CDS encoding DUF433 domain-containing protein — MDDRIVVDSKICSGKPTIRGTRIMVKNILGMVAGGYTMARIINAYPELTANDVTAALEYASQVIDEEKVIPRA, encoded by the coding sequence ATGGATGATCGTATCGTTGTTGATTCCAAAATCTGCAGCGGGAAGCCCACGATTCGAGGCACCCGTATTATGGTGAAGAACATCCTCGGCATGGTAGCCGGTGGCTACACTATGGCCCGGATCATTAACGCGTACCCCGAACTGACCGCCAACGATGTCACTGCCGCGCTTGAGTATGCCAGCCAGGTGATTGACGAAGAGAAAGTCATCCCGCGTGCCTGA